Proteins encoded in a region of the Veillonella parvula genome:
- the ribD gene encoding bifunctional diaminohydroxyphosphoribosylaminopyrimidine deaminase/5-amino-6-(5-phosphoribosylamino)uracil reductase RibD → MVDDVVYMKRAIELAKLATGHTSPNPLVGAVVVKDNTIIGEGYHHKAGTAHAEVHALNQAGDNAKGATLYVTLEPCSHYGKTPPCALRIIEAGIAKVIVGSTDPNPLVSGKGMELLREAGIEVVCPVCSDECAELNEHFFTYIQTGKPFVTLKSAMSLDGKIATSTGQSQWITNESSRRDGHVLRATHDAMLVGIGTILADNPQLNCRLTDSELSDALLDKSILGEPITIHQPDVIILDSLGRTPTTSQVFDVENRKVHILVSKGCPKERIQALENVGAIVTVVESISTRKSKSTDVVIDIKKLSIDDILTKLGELGYTSILVEGGSAIISSFVETKNFDKVVTYIGNTIIGGNDATPAVGGRGFESLKASPQLTFTKIKVLDNNIRIEAYRQGRRGAYVHGNR, encoded by the coding sequence ATGGTGGATGACGTAGTATATATGAAGCGCGCCATTGAACTGGCAAAATTAGCCACAGGTCACACCTCACCAAATCCTTTGGTTGGTGCTGTTGTGGTAAAAGATAATACAATAATCGGTGAAGGTTATCACCATAAAGCTGGTACAGCTCATGCTGAGGTGCATGCACTAAATCAAGCAGGTGATAATGCCAAAGGTGCTACTTTATACGTAACATTAGAGCCATGTTCCCATTATGGAAAAACACCACCTTGTGCGCTTCGTATCATTGAGGCTGGTATAGCTAAAGTAATAGTAGGTAGTACGGATCCAAATCCACTAGTTTCTGGAAAAGGAATGGAGTTACTTCGTGAAGCAGGTATTGAGGTTGTTTGCCCCGTATGTAGTGATGAATGTGCTGAACTAAATGAGCATTTCTTTACCTATATACAGACAGGTAAGCCTTTTGTCACTCTAAAAAGTGCTATGTCACTAGATGGGAAAATTGCTACATCTACTGGACAATCTCAATGGATTACAAATGAGTCCTCTCGTCGTGATGGACATGTGTTGCGTGCCACGCATGATGCCATGCTCGTTGGAATTGGTACAATTTTGGCAGATAATCCACAGTTAAATTGTCGTTTAACGGATAGTGAATTATCAGATGCGTTATTAGATAAAAGCATACTTGGTGAACCGATTACGATTCATCAACCAGATGTAATTATCTTGGATAGTCTAGGTAGAACGCCTACTACCAGTCAGGTTTTTGACGTAGAAAATCGCAAGGTGCATATCTTAGTATCTAAAGGTTGTCCAAAAGAGCGAATTCAGGCTTTAGAAAACGTAGGTGCCATTGTTACCGTAGTAGAATCTATTTCTACACGTAAAAGTAAGAGTACTGACGTTGTTATCGATATTAAGAAATTATCTATCGATGATATTCTTACAAAACTAGGTGAACTAGGTTACACATCTATTCTTGTTGAAGGTGGATCTGCAATTATCAGTTCCTTTGTGGAAACGAAGAACTTTGATAAGGTCGTAACATATATTGGAAATACCATTATTGGTGGTAACGATGCAACACCAGCTGTAGGAGGTCGAGGTTTTGAAAGTTTAAAGGCTTCGCCACAACTAACTTTCACCAAGATTAAAGTATTAGATAATAACATTCGCATTGAAGCGTATCGTCAAGGAAGGAGGGGCGCTTATGTTCACGGGAATCGTTGA
- a CDS encoding riboflavin synthase: MFTGIVEEIGRVENIKKGPKSLTITIRGEKIFSDLKVGDSVAVNGVCLTATTIGNSIFTADVMPESIKMTTFTNLKVHQPVNLERAMLANGRFGGHIVAGHVDGTGRIINREQTDNAIIFTIEAPKSVMDYVIYKGSITIDGISLTIMRRTESSFSVSIIPHTLSETILGFTHIGTEVNLETDIAGRYIRHFMNLGSEPTEEKPKKSMQSLLVENGFI; this comes from the coding sequence ATGTTCACGGGAATCGTTGAAGAAATTGGCCGCGTCGAGAACATTAAAAAGGGCCCTAAATCCTTAACCATAACAATTCGAGGAGAAAAAATTTTTAGCGATTTAAAAGTTGGTGATTCCGTAGCTGTTAATGGGGTGTGCTTGACGGCCACAACGATTGGCAATAGTATATTTACAGCGGATGTGATGCCAGAATCCATTAAGATGACTACGTTTACTAATTTGAAAGTCCATCAACCAGTCAACTTAGAGCGAGCTATGCTTGCTAATGGTAGATTTGGTGGTCACATTGTGGCAGGCCATGTAGATGGTACAGGTCGTATTATTAATCGTGAACAAACGGATAATGCCATTATCTTTACTATCGAGGCTCCAAAATCCGTTATGGATTATGTTATCTATAAGGGCTCCATTACCATCGATGGAATTAGCCTCACAATTATGCGACGAACAGAAAGTAGTTTTTCCGTCTCTATCATTCCTCACACTTTGAGTGAAACTATTTTAGGTTTTACTCATATTGGAACAGAGGTCAATTTAGAAACGGATATTGCTGGACGATATATTCGTCATTTTATGAATCTTGGTAGTGAACCTACCGAAGAAAAGCCTAAAAAATCTATGCAATCCCTCTTAGTAGAGAATGGATTTATATAA